The Pseudarthrobacter defluvii DNA window CGGGGCACCGGATTTGGCTGGGCGTCCACGTTCTCGCGGCTCGGCGCAGGCTTCGGGCCGCTGATCTTCGCCAACTACTTCTGGCCGGAGTTGGGCCTGGCCACGTCCTTCGCCCTGGCCGGTGCCCTGGTCCTGGTTTCCGTAGTGTGGATGGCGTTCTTCTCCCCGGAAACGCGCCAGCGCCGCCTGCAGTAACCCGCGCTAGGCGGCGGAATATCCCGGGTCTGCGGCGAGGGTGGCCAGCGTGGAGACCAGGAGCCGGCGCTCCACCACCTTGATGCGCTCGTGCAGGGTTTCCTCGGTGTCGGAACCCTCGATGGCCACGGCTTCCTGGGCGATGATGGGACCTGTGTCCACGCCGGCGTCGGCCCAGTGCACAGTGCAGCCCGTGACTTTGACGCCGTAGGCCATTGCGTCGCGCACGCCGTGGGCCCCCGGGAAGGCAGGGAGCAGCGCGGGGTGCGTGTTGAGGTACCTTCCGTTGAACGCGTCAATGAAGCTCGGGCTGACGATCCGCATAAACCCGGAGGAGACCACCACGTCCGGCTTGTAGGCGGCCACGGCGTCGGTAAGCGCGGCGTTCCAGTCGGCGCGGTCCGGGTAGGCCTTGAAGTCCACCACGAAAGTGGGGATGCCCGCCGCCGCAGAGCGTTCGACGCCGTACGTCCCTTCACGGTCAGCGCCCACCGCAGCGATTTCCACATCGAGCTCCCCCGCCTTCACGGCGTCAATAACGGCCTGGAGATTGGACCCGGTTCCGGAAACGAGGACGACGATACGCATTGGTCCAGCTTAGGTGCAGGCTCGCGTACGCTGGAAAACATGAACAGCGAACCGGGCCGGAGCGGGCAGCAGCAGGTCAACCCCCCGCGCGCCGAGGCGGCTAAGGCCTCCCTCGCCAAGACCCACACCCTGTTCCGGATGTTCGTTGTGTCGGTGCTCGGTGCGTTCTTCGTCTACCAGCTGGACGTCGGGTACCTCTGGCTGGCAACCGTGCTGACCGCCGCCGGCCTGGTCCTGGGGATTGTCCTGCTGGTGCGGGCCGTCCGGCTGAGGGAGTCAAAGCTGGTTCTCTTCGGCACCATTTCCGGCCTGGTGGTTGCCGCCGTCATGGTGCTGCTGATAGTCACCACCTTCGTCCTGTTCGACCAGGTGCGCGAGTACCAGGCCTGCCTGGGCCGGGCGCTGACGGACCGCGCCACCCACGCCTGCATGGTGCAGTTCCAGGACGTGTTGCCCACCAAGGTGCGCTAGCGGGGACCGGTTCCTAGTGGACCAGTTCCGCGTCGCGGTCCACAGTGCGGGTTTTCTCCCGTTCCAGCCATGGTCCGGCTGCGTAGCCGATCACGACGCCGATGCCCACCTCCGCAGCCACCCACAGTCCCGTCCACAGCGGATCGGGCCCGATGGCTGTCAGGCGGCCAAGGCCGGCTGAGCCCCTGGCAATCCAGGCCAGGCACATGGTCAGCAGTCCGGCAGCCAGCCCGGCCAAAGCTCCGAGCACCAGGGTGGAGACACTTGCCGTGAACCAGCGGGTGCGGATCTTGATGGCGAGCCATTCGTCGAAGTGGTTTTCGCCTTCCCTGAGGAACCACCACCCGGCCATGACACCTGCCAGCACCGGGACCAGCAGCGCCACAAGGGCGTAATCCAGGGGCCCGGACGGGATGGCCGCCAGAACGGGTATGGACGGAAGCGGCCCCACCGCCGTGGCCAGCGGACCCACCTGGGAGCCGACTCCCATCGCGAAGCCGGCGCCGGACGTCCAGGCAAGGGCGAAGACTACAAGGTTGGGCAGGAAGCCGAGCTGCGCGATGGTGAGGGCCGCGCCTCCCACCGGGCCGGCGTCGAGCGCTTCGTAGACGGAGACCACCAGGTTCCAGTGGATGAACAGGTCAAGTGCCAGGAGCGCAGCCGCCATGGCGAGGGCGGATGCCACGGCAACGAATCCTGCTTTCGCCACAGATGCGAAGTATGACCCCGCCCAACGGGAATGCTGGCTGGTGCGCGAGATCCAGTCCACCGCGTCGACGCCGATCAGCCGGCTCCAGGAACCTGCTTCCCGTCGGGCCCCGATCACCATTCCCAGGCCGTACGGGATCAGCGGAACCAGCATCGCGTACCAGAGATTGATGACGACGTCGCTGGTGCGGCACACGAAGGCGGTGGCCGCGCCGAATGCGGCGTAGACCGCCCACGAACCCAGCAGTGCCTGCCAGAGCTGGTCCGTGTAGGAGGCGCGGGCCAGCCTGCGGCCGGCACGCCAGGCAAGGAGGAACGGGATCAAGGTGAGGCCCAGGGGAATCAGGCTCAGCATGCCCGACCCGCCATGGGTGGCGGGCCCGGGTCCGGCGCCCGTAAGTTCCAGCGGCACACCGTGGACCAGGAGCCAGGACTGGCCGGCCAGCCTTGCAAGGACGTCGAACTGTCCGTTCTGGAAACCGGCCGTGGCCCACACGGCAAGGATGGGTGCCACCACCACCAGTGCGGAAATGATCGCCGCCTGCGCTGTTTCAAGGGCGCCCTGCAGCCATAACGGCATGGGAAGGCCACGGTCTCCGGTCTGATCAGCGCGCAGTTTCATCGTGTTCCATGGTGTCACGGAGCGTGCGCTCCGCCCGGGAGCGACAGGCTCCGCGGCAGCTGTGATCATCAACCAAATGCGCTTGCGCCCGGCGCTTTTTCCGGGGGCCAGCCGTAAAATTGGTAGAAACCAACACCCGCCGCCCCGTCGAAGGGGTACTGCGATTTCTGCTGGCCGAAGCGTGTGATCACCGCCAGCAAAGGGCCCGGATTGTCGTAAACCGGGAAAACAGGAGCCGCGAATGAGAGATGAACCGTAAGTTCTGAAGATATTCGTCCTACTGGCTGGTGCAGCCACCGCTTCCAGCGCGGCTGCACCAGCGTTTTAAACGGCCGCACCCTTTTAAACGGCTGCCGTTTAAAAGGGTGCGGCGCCGGGAGCCCCCAAGTTTGGCTCCCGGCGCCGTTCACCGTGTCAGGGCTGCTGGTCCAACCAGCACGCCCGCAGGGACAAGGGGGACAAGCCCCCGCCCCGATCAGCGACGGTGGTCGCCGTCTGTTTCGATGTTTTCCTTGCGGACTTCCTCGTTGACGGTGACGTCGTCGCGGATGGTTTCCTTGTCCAGACGGACCCGCTCCACCGGAACAGCTTCCTTTTCCACCACCGGGCGCTCCTCGTGCAGGATCACCTCGTGCTCTTCTTCGCTGATGGCAGGGCCGTCGAGGGCTGCGCCGCGGTTGGCATCCGTGATCGGCTCACGCTCGATCCGGACTTCCTCACGCTCCACCGGGATGGTCTTGGTGACGTTCTCGGTGGTGACGTACTTCCGCAGCCGTGCCCGGCCGGCGGCCTCACGCTCCGTGCCCACGTGCAGCTGTTCCTCGGACCGCGTCATGGCGTCGTCGGTGGTGGGGCCGGAGGTGTCGTAGCCAACAGTTCCGCGGTTGTGGGTGTCCCGTTCGGCGGCGATGCCGGCCGTGGGGGTGCCTGCGTTCAGGTCCGCGTCGCCCTGGAAATCGACGTCGTTCCTGGTGCCGGAGCTTGCAATGTCGGATGTGTCGTACCCGGAGGTCGCCTCCGTGTAGGTCCGTGCTCCACGGTCGTAGTAGGTGTACAGCCGGTCCTCTTCCTCGGGGCTGAGGTGGCCGTCGGCGTCCACGCGGGGGGCGTCCTTGACGTGCTCCTTGCTGAAGGGAACCACCAGGTCTCCGCCCTGGTCGTGTGCGCCCTCAACCGGCACGAAAGATTCGGAAGTGCCGAAAAGGCCCGTCTTGACGGTGACCCATGTGGGTTCGCCCGTGTCGTCGTCTGCGTACAGCTGGCCGATTGAACCGATCTTGGAGCCGTCGGATCCGACGACGTTTCCGCCCTTGGTGAGCAGGTTTTCAAGGTTTTCCCTGTTGAGCATGACGTCTCCTTGGATTGTCTTTGCACTGGGTCTGCCAGCGTTGGATTTTCCGGACCGGGGCAGTTTCCCGTCATCCGGCTTCCTGCCCCGTTGCTTGAGGCTGCGCTGACTGCCCCACTACCGTAAGCATGCTTAGCATCGAATGCAAAGCCTACTTAGTAAATTTTTTTTAGACCGGGGCCCGCTGTTCATCCGGGCTTCTCCTCAGGGTCATGCGTTCTCCCCCGTCATTTCAAGGAAGAAGCCCACGGTTGAGGGGTGAAGATCGCAATCGTTGCCGAATCTTTTTTGCCGTTGATGAACGGTGTCACGCACTCAATCCTGCGGGTCCTGGACCATCTCAGGGAGCGGGGTGACGACGTCCTGGTCATTGCCCCTTCCGCACCTGATGGGGAGCCGGCCGGCCAGGTCAAAGGGGCCGGGGTGCACAGGCTTCCGGCGGTCCCGCTGGCCGGTTACGCAAATGTCCGGGTGGCCATGGGAGGTGTGTACCGGGTCAAGCGAATCCTTGCCGAGTACGCGCCCGACGTGGTGCACCTTGCCTCGCCCTTCGTGCTGGGATGGCGTGCGGCCCAGGCGGCCAGCCAGCTCAGGATCCCGACCGTGGCTGTCTACCAGACCGAGGTCCCCGGCTACGCCGCCCGGTACGGCGTGCCCTTCCTGGAAAACTGGGCCTGGACCCGGGTGGAGAACATCCACCTGCTGGCCACGCGCACCCTGGCGCCCTCCACGTTCGCGCTGGACCAGCTGCGCGGCCGGGGCATACCGCGCGTGCGGATGTGGCGCCGGGGTGTGGACACGGCGCGGTTCTCGCCGGGGAAGCGCGACGGCGGCTGGCGGGGTTCGGTTGCCCCCAACGGTGAGCGGATCATCGGATACGTGGGCAGGCTTGCCGTGGAAAAGCAGGTGGAAGACCTCGCAGCCCTCCGCGGTATCCCCAACACGAAGTTGGTGATCGTGGGTGACGGGCCGCAGCGCGCAGTCCTGGAATCGGCCCTTCCCGGCGCGGTGTTTACCGGCTTCCTGGGCGGCGAGGACCTGGCCCGCACCGTGGCATCCTTCGACCTGTTCGTCCATCCCGGCGAGTTTGAAACCTTCTGCCAAACCATCCAGGAGGCCATGGCATCGGGCGTGCCCGTGGTGGCCACGGGCAGGGGCGGCCCACTGGACCTGGTGGAGAATTCACGGACCGGGTGGCTCTACGAGCCCGGTGACCTTTCAGCCATGCGCGCCCGCGTACAGGATTTGACAGGCGATGACGCCAAGCGCCGTGCATTTGCCGCCGCAGCACACGCCTCGGTCCAGGACAGAACCTGGCCGGCGCTGTGCATGGAACTGGTGCAGCACTACGAGGAGGCCATCGCGGCCGTTCCGGTCAGCGCGATCAACGCCAAGGGAGACAAAGTATGAAGATATCCGTGATCGGCTCGGCTACCTGGGCGCTGTCCACGCTGCAACGTTGGCATCCATCGGCCACACGGTGGTGGGCATCGACGTCGATCCCGGCAAGGTGCAGCAGCTGGCCCAGGGCATGGCGCCGTTCCACGAGCCCGGGCTGAGCGGACTCCTTCAGGACGGCCGCGCCAACGGGAGGCTGCGGTTCTCGACGGACCCGGCAGAGGCCAATGGCGCCCAGGTGCATTTCCTCTGCGTGGGGACACCGCAGGAAAAGACGTCCGACGCCGCCGACCTCACCTTCCTCGTCTCCGCCACGGAAGCCCTGCTGCCGCACCTGGCTGCGGGCGCCGCCGTCGTGGGCAAATCCACCGTCCCCGTCGGCACGGTGGACCTGCTCCGCCACCGGGGCACCGCTGGAAGTGACGGCAGCGCTGGATGCTGTGTATGAGCCGCTGCTGGCAGCCGGGATCCCGCGCATGGTCTGCAACTTCGCTACGGCGGAGCTCATCAAGTCCGCCGCCAACGCGTACCTGGCAACCGAGGTCAGTTTCATCAATGCGGTCGCTGAACTGTGTGACGCCGCCGGCGCGGACGTGGGGGGAACTCAGTGAAGCGATGGGACTGTACCCCAGGATCGGGGGCCGGTACCTGCAGGCAGGGCTGGGTTTTGGTGGCGGCTGCCTGCCCAAGGACATCCGCAGTTTCGGCACCCAGCCCGCCGCACTCGGCGTGCCGGCCGTCGAGGACTGAATGCGTTTGGTCGATTCGGTGAACCTCGGCCAACGTGACCGCACCGTCAGGCTCGCAGCGGAGCTGTGCGGCGGGGCGCTGGCCGGGCATTCGTCACCGTTCTGGGCGCTTCCTTCAAACCCGACACTGACGACATCCGCGACTCCCCCGCTGGACGCGCGGAACGTGCTGGATGAAGCGGCCTGGCAGGAAGAGGACTGGGTGGTGCGCGGCCTGGGCACCTCCACCGTAGCCCTGGAGGGGGTGGCTGCGGGACGCTGAGGCTAGCCCAGGAGCCCCAACTCGGCGAACGCCAACGCCACACCGTTGCCGGCAGGTGCCGCGGTGACCCTGTCCGCGACGGCAAGGACGGCGGGGTGGCCGCCCTCCACCGCAATACCCACGCCTGCGTATTCAAGCATCTCGATGTCGTTCGCACTGTCGCCGATGGCAACGATATCCGCCCGGTCCAGCCCGAGCCGTGCCTCCACCGCCTGGATGCCGACGGCCTTGTGGGTGCCGGCCATGAAGATCTCCCCCGCGCGCTCACCCAGCGCCGACAGGGAACTGGGGATCAGCCCCACCTCCGGGCCAAAGGCCTCCAGCAGGCGGGCCAGCGGCACGGGTGAATCGAAGCACGAAATTTTGGCGTACGACGTTGTCCGGAGATCGTCGCTGTACTGCATCGGGCCCAGGATGTCCTCAAGTGGATCAACGTCGGTGCTGAGGACGCCGTCGTGCTGCGGACGTCCGGCGAAGATGGGCCCAAGCACCTCCCGCAGCCGCCGGTCCACTCCCCTGCGGCCGTACAGCGCCTCGGGCGCTTCCAGGATGTAGGCCGCGTTGTTGGCGTCCAGGGCTTCCACAAGGCGTGCCGCCAGGTGTGGGTCGAACCGTGCGTCCCTGAGGATCTCGCCGCCGACCGCCACCCTGGCTCCGGCGCCGGTGATGGTGCCGTCGAATCCGGCATTGAGGATGTGGCCAGGGACCATGGACAACGGGCGGCCGGTGCAGACAAAGACCAGATGGCCCAGCTCGCGGGCCGTCCGTACGGCATCCACGTGCGCGTCCGGAGCGAGGCCGTGGTCTGCATATGTGCCGTCGATATCGAGGAAGATGGCACGGGGCCTGGCGGTTCGGCTGGTCATGCGTGCCCTCCTTGGTGCGTTGAGCGGCGTCTCTTGCGAGGAGTCTGTTGCGGGACTTGCCATCCTATCGGCGCAGGACCAGGGCCTTTGCCGTCGTGTCCGCCGAATGGTTACGCATTTCCACCGGAAAAACTGACAACCATCCTGTAATACTGAAAGCCTTGCAGAGTAGTAAGCCTGCTGATTGAATGAATCACACCGGAAATGGGGGCCCGGCACAACTTACTGACAAGGAGTGGCAACATGGGCATTATCGGTTTTCTCATTTTGGGCCTGATTGCTGGAGCCATTGCAAAGGCCATCCTGCCGGGCCGCCAAGGGGGCGGCTGGGTGGTGACCCTGGTCCTGGGTGTAGTCGGGGCCATCCTGGGCGGCTGGATCGGTTCGCTGATCTTTGGCGGCGGACTGGCGGAATTCTTCGACCTCAGGACCTGGCTGCTGGCCATTCTCGGCTCGATCATTGTGCTGCTGATCTACGGCGCTGTCACCAACCGCAGCGGCCGTCGGGTATAGCCACTATCCACCGCATCCATTAGCAGGAAGCGCCGGACTCCCGAAAGGGAGTCCGGCGCTTTTTACTTGTCACACCCTGGGCTGCGCAGAATGAAATTGCCAGTGCCTTTCCGGGCCCTTTTCCGGCCAATGTCCACCGGGGCCTTTATGATGGCGAGGGGGTGGTGGAATGACGGGTTTTCTGGACCGTGGCAACAACGTGGCATTACAAACTTTCGGCGTGGTCATGGACGCGAGTCCGGATGCGTTGCTGGCCCTGAATGCGGACGGCACCATCCTTGCGGCCAACGCCGCGGCGGCACGGCTGTTCGGCCTGCCGCCGGACTCCTTCACCGGCCTGGACCACCGGGTACTGTTCGCGGAGGGCTTCCGGGACCAGGTGGCCCACCTTCTGCACCAGATCCTCACCCAGCCCGCGGAGCATCCGCTGCCCAAGGAGGTGGCCGGTCTGCGCGGAGACGGGACAGAGTTCCCCCTCGAACTGGCGGCGGCGCTCCTCCCCGCGGCGGAGACCACGGCTGCGGGCGCTTCCGGGCCCGGCGGGACGGAGGCCCCCAGACTGCTGCTCTCAGCCCGCGGAACAGCGCACCGCAAAGCTGCGGACGCCAACCTGCGCGAGGCGATGTCGCTGCTGACAGCCACTCTCGAGTCGACTGCCGACGGCATCCTGGTGATGGGCATTGACGGGCGCGTGGCCGGATTCAACGAACAATTCCTGTCCATGTGGGGCCTTCCGCCCGGGGTTCTTGACGCGGACAGCGACGAGCCTGCCCTGCGGCTGGTCATTGCCCAGGTGGCTGAACCGGTGGCTTTCACGGCCCGGCTGGGCGAACTCCAGGAAGACCCTGCGGCTGAAAGCCACGACGTTGTGGAGCTGCGCGACGGGCGGACCTTTGAGCGGTATTCCCGGCCGCAGCGGGTGGGCGACAGGATCGTGGGCCGGGTATGGAGCTTCCGCGATGTGACGCCGCGGCGTAAAGCGCAGGAGCAGGCGCACCGGGCCATGATGGACCTAGCCGTCCAGACTGAAAAGCTGCGGGCCATGGCGTTCCAGGACCCGCTGACCGGGCTCGCCAACAGGGGCGTGTTCAACGATGCCCTGGCCGGGTCGCTGCAGGAACCGCGGCTGAAAACGGTGGATGTGCTGCTCCTTGACCTGGACGACTTCAAGGAAGTCAACGACATCCTTGGCCACCAGGCAGGCGACGACATGCTCATTGAAGTGGCCCGCCGGCTGCGCGGCTGCGTGCCCACGGCTGACGTGGTGGCAAGGCTGGGCGGCGACGAGTTCGTGGTGCTCCTGACCGCCTGCCCGGACGCGGACGCAATTGCAGCGTGCATCGTGCGCTGCCTGCACGTCCCCGTGACTATCAGCGGCACTGTTCTCCGGCCGAGCCTCAGCCTGGGTGTCGCCTCGCTCGGCCAGGACAGCGTGGGGCCCTCCGAGCTGCTGCGGCACGCCGACATTGCCATGTACGCGGCCAAAGCTGCAGGCAAAAACCGGTTCCTGCGCTTCCACCCGGACATGATGCAGGCGCTGGTGCAGCGCACGCACATGGAGAGCGGGCTGCAGCTGGCCGTGCAGCGCGGCGAGATCACCGTGGACTTCCAGCCGATCGTGTCGCACCGCATGGGCCAGGTGGTCCAGCTGGAGGCGCTCGCCAGGTGGGACCGCGGCGGCGAGCGGGTGCCGCCGTCGATCTTCATTCCCCTCGCCGAGCGCACGGGCCTCATCAGCGAGATCGGCGCGGAAGTGATGGCCACCGGAATGGTGCAGCTGGCCCCGTGGCTCAGTGAGGACCCGGCGCGCTCCTTGGCAGTGAACGTCTCGGGAGTCCAGTTGCAGGAACCGGATTTCGCCGAGACGGTGCTCCAGCTGGCGGAGGCCAGCGGCGTGGCGCCCTACCAGCTGGTCCTGGAAGTCACCGAGACCGTCTTTTTCGACGCCGACTGCAGCTTGATCCAGCAGCTCAGCAAGGTGCGGGACGCCGGAGCCCGGGTGGCGCTGGATGATTTCGGCACCGGCTATTCCTCCCTGGGCCGACTGCAGGACCTGCCCGTGGACACGGTCAAGATCGACAAGACGTTCGTGTCCATGGTGCGGACCGGCAACGAGCGGCTGCCCATCCTCAGCTCCATGATCAACATGGCACACAGCCTGGGTTTGACCGTCACCGCGGAAGGAATCGAGACGGCAGCCCAGGCGGACTACCTCACGGAGCTGGACTGCGACTCGCTGCAGGGCTATCTGTTCTCGCTGCCGGAACCGGGCGAGCGCCTGGACCAGGCGCTGCATCACGCCGAGGAAGCCCTCCACGCCTTAAAGGGACGGTAAGCGGACCTGAAAAGCTAGGCTGCTTCCTGCCGGCCCGGGCGCTGCGGCTTGTTGGGGGCAGGTGCGGAAGTCTTCGGCTGGGCCGGGCCGTCAGGGGAAGGCCCGGCAGGTGCAGGCTCGGCAGGGTCGGTGGCAGCGCCCGAAGACCCTGCCGGTGCGGCGGCGCGGTTGCGGCGCCAGCGGCGCACCAGGTCGACGGCGGCCAGCAACCCGGCGAGCGGCGTCAGCACGGCGGCCGCGTACACAAAGAGCATCCAGGTCAGGGTGGTGAGCGGCGGCTGATTGTTGTTGAGCAGGGACAGTCCGCCTAACATGGCGACGATCCAGAACAGCAGCACGGCTGCCAATACGGCGCCGGCGGGAAAATACTGGTTGGTCACGACTTTTTTCAGGGTGTCCATGCACTTCCTCCTGCCTGGCCGGGGGACGGCAACAGCCGCTCAAACTCAAGTATGGGTCCCTGCCGCCGGGAAACTGCGCAAGACGACACGGCGAGTGATGAACGTAACGCGGCCATCCGCCGTCGTGCGTGTGCCCGGCCCCAAGGCACGGTCCCAAGACGCGGGACAAAAGCCCTTCCCGGAAAGGAAACGGGCTAATACCGTAAGGCCTGTCGATTCGATATTTGGAGGCTCCCATGCGCAACGTCACTGCCGGTCTGTTCCACTCCGTAGACGGGGTGGTGTCCGAACCTTTCAAGTTCCAGTTCGACAGCTTCGACGACGAGTTGGGCGAGGGCCTGACCCGGATGATGAACACCGTGGACACTGTGGTCCTGGGCCGGGTCAGCTACCAGGAATGGGCGGACTACTGGCCGAATGCCTCAATGGACCAGGATTTTGCGGCGTTCATCAATCCGGTGGAAAAGTTTGTCGCCTCGCGCACGCTGACGGGGCCGCTGGAGTGGCAAAACTCCCAGCTGATGGATGCGCCGCTGGAGGAGTTCGTGGCCGGCTTGAAGGAGCGCGACGGCGGCGAGATCGCGGTGTGCGGAAGCATCTCCGTGGTGCGCCAACTGCTGTTCGCCGGGCTGCTGGATTCGCTGCAGCTGATGACGCACCCGGTCATCGCCGGGACCGGCCGAAGGCTGTTCGAGGACGGCGACGCGCTCACCCGCCTGGTGCTGCAGGACCAGAAGACCACCAGCAAGGGCAACGTGCTCAGCACCTACGGGGTGCGCGGGTAGGTTCAGGCGGCCAGCGGCGCCCCGAACAGCTCCTCGGCGAGCCGTGCCAGGTGTTCCGGGAGGTCGGCCTCCGCCCCGTGCTCGCCCCGGCCCAGGAAGACGGCGGTGCCGCGGATCCCGTCAAGGTCCAGGCCGCATTCGTGCATCAGCTGGCCGGCGCGGAAGTTGATTGGGAGGAGCATGGTGACGCTTTCGGCGTTCAGGTAGACATGCCAGTCGCCGCGGATCACCGACTCCAGCGGCCCGCCCACCAGGCCTTCCAGTGCCTGCAGGTTGGCTGGCACCTGCTCCCTGCGGATGGGCTCGGAATTGCCGGCCGGGACTATGAGTGCTGTGTAAGTTCTGTTGTCCATCGTTCTGTCTCCAATGGATTTAACACCCGGGGAGACGGTGGTGTTCCCGGAAGGAAGGCGCGACGGCGGCACTCACCCGGGTGCCGCGGCCATGCCTTCAGCGCGGGGCGCGTAAAATGGACCAGTCATGCACTGTTCCTACTTTGATGCCGGCACCTGCCGCTCCTGCACCCAGATGGGCAGGCCCTACGGCGAACAGCTGGCCGGCAAGCAGCTGCACTGCCAGACCCTCCTCTCCGACCATGCGGACCTCGAGTGGCTCCCGCCCGTGGCCAGCCAGGAGTCCGGCTTCCGCAACAAAGCCAAAATGGTGATCGGCGGGACGGCGCAGAACCCCACCATCGGGATCCTGGACGCCGACGGCCACGGCGTGGACCTGCGCCAATGCGGCGTCTGCTCCCCCGGCCTGCGGGCCGTCTTCCCGGTCCTGGCCGACTTCATCCGCCGCCTGCGCCTCACGCCCTACGACGTCCCGAAGCGCACCGGCGAGCTCAAGCACGTCATCCTCACCGAATCCCCGGACGGCGAGGTCATGCTCCGCCTCGTCCTGCGCTCCGAGCAGGTGCTGCCGCGTATCCGGAAGCACCTCCCGGACCTCCTGGCATCCTTGCCGCAGGTGAAGGTGGTCTCGGTCAACCTGCTCCCCGAACACAAGGCAGTGCTGGAGGGCGAGCGGGAGATCCTGCTGACGGAGCAGTCCACCCTGAACATGCGGGTCAACGGCATCAACCTGCACCTGCGCCCGCAAAGCTTCTTCCAGACCAACACGGAGATGGCCGGGGCGCTCTACCGGCAGGGGCGCGAATGGGTCAACGAACTGGCACCGGTCTCGGTCTGGGACCTGTACTGCGGCGTCGGCGGGTTCGCCCTGCACAGCGCCGCCCCGTCCCGCACGGTCACGGGCATCGAAGCCAGCAGCGAAGCGATTGTCTCCGCACAGCTCAGCAGCGATGAGGCAGGGCTGGAGGGGATGGAGTTCCGGGCCGGCGATGCCACCGCGTTTGCCCTCGCCGCGGAGCAGTCGCCGGAGCTGGTGATCGTAAACCCGCCCCGGCGCGGCATCGGCCAGGAGCTCTGCGGCTGGCTGGAATCATCGGACGTGCAGCATGTGGTCTACTCCAGCTGCAACGCCCAGTCGCTGGCACGCGACCTGGCAGCCCTCCCCTCCTTCACGGCACGGCGGGCCCGGGTCCTGGACATGTTTCCGCAGACCACGCATTACGAGGTGATGGTGCTGCTGGAGCGTTCAGCCTGAGCAGGAGCCAAGGGTTCAGGAACGGACGCGTTCGACGGCGGCCGCGCTGGCTTCCCGTCCGAGCGTCCGGAGCCCGTCGGCCACGCCTTCAGCGTCGGCGGCCGAGCGGTTCTGGCTCAGTTTCTCCTTCGCGTCGATCCGGGTGACCACCAGCTCCACCCCCACGATGGCCCGGAGCTGCCCGGCAATGAACTTCTCCGGCGCGTCATCCACGGCCCAGGGCTGCTCCCG harbors:
- a CDS encoding dihydrofolate reductase family protein, which codes for MRNVTAGLFHSVDGVVSEPFKFQFDSFDDELGEGLTRMMNTVDTVVLGRVSYQEWADYWPNASMDQDFAAFINPVEKFVASRTLTGPLEWQNSQLMDAPLEEFVAGLKERDGGEIAVCGSISVVRQLLFAGLLDSLQLMTHPVIAGTGRRLFEDGDALTRLVLQDQKTTSKGNVLSTYGVRG
- a CDS encoding DUF3846 domain-containing protein gives rise to the protein MDNRTYTALIVPAGNSEPIRREQVPANLQALEGLVGGPLESVIRGDWHVYLNAESVTMLLPINFRAGQLMHECGLDLDGIRGTAVFLGRGEHGAEADLPEHLARLAEELFGAPLAA
- the rlmC gene encoding 23S rRNA (uracil(747)-C(5))-methyltransferase RlmC, translated to MHCSYFDAGTCRSCTQMGRPYGEQLAGKQLHCQTLLSDHADLEWLPPVASQESGFRNKAKMVIGGTAQNPTIGILDADGHGVDLRQCGVCSPGLRAVFPVLADFIRRLRLTPYDVPKRTGELKHVILTESPDGEVMLRLVLRSEQVLPRIRKHLPDLLASLPQVKVVSVNLLPEHKAVLEGEREILLTEQSTLNMRVNGINLHLRPQSFFQTNTEMAGALYRQGREWVNELAPVSVWDLYCGVGGFALHSAAPSRTVTGIEASSEAIVSAQLSSDEAGLEGMEFRAGDATAFALAAEQSPELVIVNPPRRGIGQELCGWLESSDVQHVVYSSCNAQSLARDLAALPSFTARRARVLDMFPQTTHYEVMVLLERSA